TCTATTTTTCCAGACTAAACCTTAATTTCTGCCCAATTCCCTCTCATTCCAATTCCACACCCCTAAAATTGGAGGAGTCTTACACAAATCTTTACTATTCTATCAGGGATAGGAGTCAAAACGATAAACTCGATTTAGATGTTTGTTGCTTTAATCGTGCTTTTGATCATCCCTTGCTAAAGAGAGCAACCTGTTATATTAATAATCTTAATGTTGCCATCTCAAATCCTATAACTTGGTTAATGTCCGTCTTTCAATCTGAAGGAGACTCTAATATGGAAACTATGAAATTGCGATCGCATATTGGAATCAATGGCATATTGCAAATCCAAATACCTACCGATCTTAAAAATACTTCTGTTGAAGTGGTAGTCGTTTTAGAGCCGTTACCATCTGAGGAAACTCAACCCCAGTATAACGCTTGGGGAAAACTAACAACTAAAGAATCAATGACTGAAGCCGTTACCCAAATCCAACAATTAGGAAAAACAGTAGGATTGGATAAAAATTCAATTCGAGAAATGATTGAAGAAGGACGTAGGTTTTAATGCGGTTTATATTAGATTGTTCAGTAGCAATTAGTTGGTGTTTGGTGGATGAAAATAATAGCAAAATTATGAGCTCTTCTTCTCAACAGAGTCTAGCATGATCATTCTCAACAAAAAGTCCTCATTCGTCATCTTGACAAATTTTTAAGCGTTCTCGTTCATCTGGACGATTAGCAAAGTAACTTGATAACCAATTACAACCTCTTTCAAGGAGTTCATCTAAGTTTTGAGGAACAGACCAAACGACAACTTTATTATCTTCTCCAACAATAGCCACATATCGCCAATCAGGACTAAAACGTGCAAGAACCCCATAGTCAGGATGAGGGTTAACTTCCCATCGAGCTAATTTCCGACCGAGTAAATCATAAATTTCTACTACTCCATTTTTAGTAATTATAGCGATCCTTTGTCCATCTGGACTAAAGCTAAAATATCCTAATTGGCTGACTTTCAAAACAGTTAAAATTTTACTCGACAATTCCCAAATATATACGATTCTGTCTTGATCTATTCCAGCAATATGTTGACCATCTGGGCTTAAGATTGCATTAAAAATTGAGTCATAAATTTTATCCTTTAATTTTAATAAATTTTTACCTGAACTATTATTAATCAAAATTGTCCCATCTTTTTCAGTTTCAACTTTAAGGTTTTCGCCAATTTGAGGGTTACTTTGAGCAGGACTTTGATGATTAGTGTTCTCAGTGTTTAATAATTGGCCTGACAAGCTCCAAGTCTGAACATTTTTATTTGTTAAGACATCAATCGTTTTACCATCCTGATTAAAATTGACTCTATTAATATAATCTGACTGGGTTTTGATTGAATTTAAAATTTGACCTGAAAATGTCCAAACTTGAGCAATTCCATCTTTTTCAATTGTAGCAATGTACTTATTGTCAGGACTAAAAATAACATCTCTAACCGTATTTTTGCTATTTTTAAGTTGAGTAACCTGACGACCTGATACATCCCAAAGGCGAATTAGGCTATCTTCTCCATAAGTAATTAAACTTTTATTGTCAGGACTAAAATCAATAGAAAGTACAGTTCCTCGATGTCCTGTCAGTTCAAGCTGTTCTTGACCTGATAAATCCCAAAGGCGAATTTTACCATCTGCCCCACCTGTTGCAATGAGTTGACTATTAGGGCTAAAACTCACTGATGCAACACTTCCTCGATGTCTTTTAAGTTCTGCTATTTGTTCACCTGAAAAATTCCAAACTCTAGCAATACCATCTTTTCCAGCAGTTACTAACTGTTTGCTATTAGGGCTAAAACTGACATCTAAAACACCAGATTTATGACCTTTAAGTTCTGCCAAGAGTTTTCCTGATATATTCCAAAGATAAGCTTGACCATCGGGTTCAGTCGTTGCAAGAAACTGACTATCTAAACTAAAGTTAACTTTATAGCCTTTGAGTTTTGCTATAGGCTGACCTGACCAATTCCAAATGGTAGGCATAGAGCCACCTTCTGACGTTACAATATATTGACCATTAGGGGTAACGCGCACGTCGCCCAAGATATCCGTTAAAAAAAGCGATCGCTCATTAATTTTATCCGGCGATCGCTTTTAGAAATTCGGTTTTTATTATAACCTTTGCTAATCGTTATAGCGGTATGCGATCGCGTAGCCACAACAATCTTAGTTAATTAACAATTCCAGCTTTAAAAACTCGACCAATAACATCTTCAATCGGAGGATCACTCACGGTTAAATCAAGGACATTGAATTCAGCTAATATTTTAGCAACCGTAGCCGTTAAAGTATCCCGTTCTACTAATAATCGTACCACTTGACCTTCCATCGATTCTATTTCTCCATAGGTTAATAATTTCTGCTGACAGCTTGCTAAGGTATCTCCTGAACAATGCTCTAATTCTATTTTCACTTCTCGATAGGGGGCAAATCGTTCTAATAAACCTTCTAAACTACCATCATAAATAAGCTGTCCTTGATGAATTAAAATCACTCGTTTACACAGTGCT
This is a stretch of genomic DNA from Planktothrix tepida PCC 9214. It encodes these proteins:
- a CDS encoding WD40 repeat domain-containing protein; this translates as MRVTPNGQYIVTSEGGSMPTIWNWSGQPIAKLKGYKVNFSLDSQFLATTEPDGQAYLWNISGKLLAELKGHKSGVLDVSFSPNSKQLVTAGKDGIARVWNFSGEQIAELKRHRGSVASVSFSPNSQLIATGGADGKIRLWDLSGQEQLELTGHRGTVLSIDFSPDNKSLITYGEDSLIRLWDVSGRQVTQLKNSKNTVRDVIFSPDNKYIATIEKDGIAQVWTFSGQILNSIKTQSDYINRVNFNQDGKTIDVLTNKNVQTWSLSGQLLNTENTNHQSPAQSNPQIGENLKVETEKDGTILINNSSGKNLLKLKDKIYDSIFNAILSPDGQHIAGIDQDRIVYIWELSSKILTVLKVSQLGYFSFSPDGQRIAIITKNGVVEIYDLLGRKLARWEVNPHPDYGVLARFSPDWRYVAIVGEDNKVVVWSVPQNLDELLERGCNWLSSYFANRPDERERLKICQDDE